From Glycine soja cultivar W05 chromosome 4, ASM419377v2, whole genome shotgun sequence, the proteins below share one genomic window:
- the LOC114409798 gene encoding snakin-2-like gives MAPRVFLVLGMLLMLCLVKVSSDPKREEEILEEELHFPDNEPLIVRDGNIRLMQDIDCGGLCKTRCSAHSRPNLCTRACGTCCVRCKCVPPGTSGNRELCGTCYTDMTTHGNKTKCP, from the exons ATGGCGCCACGCGTATTTCTTGTGTTGGGGATGTTGCTGATGCTGTGCCTTGTTAAG GTTTCGTCTGATccaaagagagaagaagaaatactGGAAGAAGAACTACATTTTCCCGATAACGAGCCa CTTATTGTGAGAGACGGGAACATAAGGCTAATGCAAGACATAG ATTGTGGTGGGTTGTGCAAGACGAGGTGCAGTGCACATTCGAGACCCAACTTGTGCACTAGGGCGTGTGGCACGTGCTGTGTGAGGTGTAAGTGTGTCCCACCTGGCACATCTGGAAATAGGGAACTATGTGGAACTTGCTACACTGATATGACT